Proteins found in one Quercus robur chromosome 2, dhQueRobu3.1, whole genome shotgun sequence genomic segment:
- the LOC126716136 gene encoding ferric reduction oxidase 7, chloroplastic-like isoform X1 encodes MAVDDFLHSSQHPLLHSNGAHAHNTNNNNKNIIFVSLAKWVLKVTMWVVFLAWVIFLFLFPTDFGTGLYDDWVDATSGTLFGETGSVLLLYSGPIIIIAFLAVPYLLLSGEDQLQVKEKKTPRFRLWTFPVLVDGPLGVVSAAELIGIILFIVFVIWAVYSYTVVNFEILPSYGDDLTLEEKRVFMLQMSAYSFGLIGLTCLAFLFLPVARGSILLRLIDIPFEHAIRYHVWVGNLTMFLLTLHGLCYMIVWAIRGIIPSEIIEWKSDGGANFAGVICYVFGLLIWVTTLPPVRKRYFELFYYTHHLYVLFIIFFALHVGDTYFSKAAGGIFLFMLDRFLRFWQSRTNVNVISTTCYPCGTVKLVLSKPGNLQYNALSFIFLRMREISWLQWHPFSVSSSPSDGKYHISVLIKAVGDWTEKLRGKVSEESKIELPFQPHSKILASVEGPYGHESPYHLMYEKLILVAGGSGISPFLAILSDILHRTKQKKLSVPRHVLLVWAVKRSNELSLFSTNDMKSICPSFSNQLNIEIQTYVTRESEPSLEENLVHKATSSSAFSISKGGGISVLVGTGNKLWAGSYVIISTVGFVITLGLLNICYLNPFSISYWWYRGILLLACMVISVCIFGGLMVGLWHLWGKRTSARGEGDEDGEKFNMRQHIEGVTDEDLSLGTFAHSYFVRYGCRPDFKEIFGSISDRWGHADVGVIVCGPPTLQSSVAKECRSQSLKRRSSHPIFHFNSHSFDL; translated from the exons atggCCGTCGATGACTTTTTACACTCTTCTCAACACCCTCTTCTTCATTCCAATGGAGCTCATGCCCACAACaccaataacaacaataaaaacatcatCTTTGTATCATTGGCTAAATGGGTTCTCAAAGTTACCATGTGGGTTGTATTCCTTGCATGGgttattttcttatttctctTTCCTACAGACTTTGGGACTGGACTCTATGATGACTGGGTTGATGCAACCAGTGGAACCCTCTTTGGGGAGACAG GAAGTGTGTTGCTCTTATACAGCGGCCCAATTATCATTATTGCTTTTCTTGCTGTTCCATATCTTCTCCTCTCTGGGGAAGACCAACTACAAGTAAAAGA GAAGAAGACTCCAAGATTCAGATTGTGGACTTTTCCCGTTCTGGTGGATGGACCACTTGGGGTTGTTTCCGCTGCTGAATTGATTGGCATAATCCTCTTTATCGTGTTTGTTATCTGGGCTGTTTATTCTTATACTGTAGTGAACTTTGAAATCCTACCTAGCTATGGTGATGACTTGACCCTCGAAGAAAAGAG GGTTTTTATGTTGCAAATGTCAGCATATTCCTTTGGTTTGATTGGCTTAACTTGCTTGGCTTTTCTGTTTCTCCCAGTTGCAAGGGGATCGATTCTCCTCCGCCTTATTGATATACCTTTTGAGCATGCCATCAGATATCATGTGTGGGTGGGAAATCTCACAATGTTCCTCCTTACTCTTCATGGACTTTGCTATATGATTGTTTGGGCAATCCGGGGCATCATACCATCTGAA ATAATAGAGTGGAAAAGTGATGGTGGTGCTAATTTTGCTGGGGTGATCTGCTATGTATTTGGTCTGTTGATATGGGTGACTACACTTCCTCCTGTGAGGAAGCGATATTTTGAGCTTTTCTACTACACACATCACCTCTACGTACTGTTTATCATCTTCTTTGCCTTGCATGTTGGTGATACCTACTTTAGCAAAGCTGCTGGAGGAATATTTCTGTTCATGCTTGATCGCTTTCTAAGGTTTTGGCAGTCACGAACGAATGTCAATGTAATTTCAACTACATGCTATCCATGTGGAACAGTGAAATTGGTGCTTTCAAAACCTGGAA ACTTGCAATACAATGCCCTCAGTTTCATCTTCCTCCGAATGCGTGAAATATCCTGGCTGCAATGGCATCCTTTCAGTGTTTCATCAAGTCCTTCAGATGGTAAATATCATATTTCGGTCCTAATAAAGGCTGTTGGGGACTGGACAGAAAAGCTAAGAGGGAAAGTCTCAGAGGAATCTAAAATAGAGCTACCTTTCCAACCTCATTCCAAGATTTTGGCTTCTGTAGAGGGGCCTTATGGGCATGAATCACCATACCACTTAAT gtaCGAAAAGCTTATATTGGTTGCAGGAGGCAGTGGGATCTCCCCATTCTTAGCTATCTTGAGTGATATTCTCCATCGTACTAAGCAGAAAAAACTTTCTGTACCAAGACATGTCTTACTTGTTTGGGCTGTAAAAAGGTCAAATgagctttctcttttttccacAAATGACATGAAGTCGATCTGTCCATCTTTCTCTAATCAATTGAATATTGAAATTCAAACCTATGTCACTCGAGAATCAGAGCCTTCATTG GAGGAAAATTTAGTTCACAAGGCTACAAGCTCTTCTGCTTTTTCTATCTCCAAGGGAGGGGGCATATCAGTTTTAGTTGGTACTGGAAATAAGTTATGGGCTGGAAGCTATGTTATCATATCTACAGTTGGGTTTGTTATCACTTTGGGTTTGTTAAACATCTGTTATCTAAACCCTTTTAGTATATCATATTGGTGGTACAGAGGGATTTTGCTTTTAGCATGCATGGTTATAAGCGTTTGCATCTTTGGGGGCCTTATGGTTGGTTTATGGCATCTTTGGGGAAAAAGAACCTCAGCCAGGGGAGAAGGTGATGAAGATGGGGAAAAGTTTAACATGAGGCAGCATATTGAAGGGGTGACAGATGAAGACTTAAGCCTGGGAACTTTTGCTCATTCATATTTTGTACGATATGGTTGCAGACCAGACTTCAAAG AAATTTTTGGATCAATATCAGATCGTTGGGGCCATGCTGATGTGGGTGTCATTGTGTGTGGTCCTCCAACTCTTCAATCAAGTGTTGCTAAAGAGTGTAGATCACAAAGTTTGAAGAGAAGAAGCAGTCACCCGATATTCCATTTCAACAGCCACAGTTTTGATTTATAG
- the LOC126716139 gene encoding endoglucanase 25-like yields the protein MSMYGRDPWGGPLEINAADSATDDDRSRNLQDFDRAALSRPLDETQQSWLLGPGEQKKKKYVDLGCIIVSRKIFVWTVGTLVVSAFLAGFITLIVKTVPRHRHAHPPPDNYTLALHKALMFFNAQKSGKLPKHNNVSWRGNSCLNDGKGQSGTFYKDLVGGYYDAGDAIKFNFPQSFAITMLSWSVIEYRQKYEDAGELTHVKEIIKWGTDYFLKTFNSTADTITTLVAQVGSGDTSGGSTASNDHYCWMRPEDIDYKRPVMTCSSCSDLGAEMAAALAAASIVFKENKAYSQKLVHGARTLFKFSRDQRGRYSAGGSEAATFYNSTIYWDEFVWGGAWLYYATGNSSYLQLATAPGLARHAGAFWGGPDYGVLSWDNKLAGAQVLLSRLRLFLSPGYPYEEILRTFHNQTSIVMCSYLPIFTSFNRTKGGLIQLNHGRPQPLQYVVNAAFLATLYSDYLEAADTPGWYCGPNFYSTEVLRDFAKTQIDYILGKNPRKMSYIVGFGNHYPKHVHHRGASIPKNKIKYNCKGGWKWRDTSKPNPNTLVGAMAAGPDKHDGFHDVRTNYNYTEPTLAGNAGLVAALVALSGDRTTGIDKNTIFSSVPPMFPTPPPPPAPWKP from the exons ATGAGCATGTACGGAAGGGATCCATGGGGTGGTCCCCTTGAGATTAACGCTGCTGACTCTGCCACCGACGATGACCGCAGCCGAAACCTTCAGGACTTCGACAGGGCTGCTCTCTCTCGCCCTCTGGACGAGACCCAGCAGAGCTGGCTGCTTGGCCCCGGcgagcagaagaagaagaagtacgTCGATCTCGGCTGTATCATTGTTAGTCGCAAGATCTTCGTCTGGACTGTCGGTACCCTTGTCGTCTCCGCCTTCTTGGCCGGTTTCATCACCCTCATCGTCAAGACTGTCCCACGCCACCGACACGCCCATCCTCCTCCTGACAACTATACCCTTGCTCTTCATAAGGCTCTCATGTTCTTCAATGCTCAAAAAT CTGGGAAACTCCCAAAGCACAATAATGTATCATGGAGGGGTAATTCCTGTCTAAATGATGGCAAAGGCCAATCCGGAACATTTTACAAGGATCTAGTGGGTGGCTATTATGACGCTGGAGATGCTATCAAGTTCAACTTTCCTCAATCCTTTGCCATCACCATGTTGAGCTGGAGTGTTATTGAATACAGACAAAAATATGAAGATGCTGGAGAGCTCACCCATGttaaagaaattattaagtGGGGAACTGATTATTTTCTCAAGACATTCAATAGTACTGCAGATACCATTACTACCCTTGTTGCGCAG GTCGGGTCGGGGGATACTTCTGGAGGGAGTACAGCTTCTAATGATCATTATTGCTGGATGCGTCCTGAGGACATTGATTACAAACGACCTGTAATGACATGTTCCAGCTGCTCAGATCTTGGTGCAGAAATGGCTGCTGCTCTCGCTGCTGCATCTATTGTTTTCAAAGAGAACAAGGCCTACTCACAGAAACTTGTCCATGGAGCCAGAACACTCTTTAAGTTTTCAAGAGATCAGAGGGGCAGATACAGCGCTGGTGGTTCTGAAGCTGCTACATTCTATAATTCTACTATTTACTGGGATGAGTTTGTATGGGGTGGAGCTTGGTTGTACTATGCAACTGGGAATTCTTCCTATCTTCAGCTTGCCACTGCACCTGGTCTAGCCAGACATGCCGGAGCTTTTTGGGGAGGCCCTGATTATGGTGTGCTTAGCTGGGACAACAAGCTTGCTGGGGCTCag GTGCTTCTAAGCCGTTTGCGGTTGTTCTTAAGCCCTGGCTATCCATATGAGGAAATTTTAAGAACATTCCACAATCAGACTAGCATCGTAATGTGCTCATACCTTCCAATTTTCACTAGCTTCAATAGAACCAAAG GTGGCTTGATTCAATTGAACCATGGAAGGCCTCAACCTCTTCAGTATGTAGTCAATGCAGCCTTTTTAGCTACGCTGTACAGTGATTATCTTGAGGCTGCAGATACACCTGGATGGTACTGTGGACCCAATTTCTATTCAACTGAGGTCTTGCGTGATTTTGCCAAAACACAG ATTGATTACATCCTCGGCAAAAATCCTCGGAAGATGAGCTAcattgtgggttttggtaatcATTATCCAAAACACGTCCACCATAGAGGTGCATCTATCCCTAAGAATAAGATCAAGTATAACTGTAAAGGAGGATGGAAATGGAGGGACACTTCAAAGCCAAACCCAAATACACTTGTTGGAGCTATGGCTGCTGGCCCTGACAAGCATGACGGTTTCCATGATGTGCGTACAAACTACAATTACACCGAACCAACCCTTGCTGGTAATGCTGGTTTAGTTGCTGCACTTGTGGCTTTGTCAGGTGACAGGACTACTGGGATTGATAAGAACACCATTTTCTCTTCGGTTCCTCCCATGTTTCCAactccaccaccacctccagCACCTTGGAAACCATGA
- the LOC126716140 gene encoding MLO-like protein 13 gives MEAEFNSSLEYTPTWIVAIVCSVIVLISLCAERGLHRLGKLLERNGQDKLYEALTKLKEELMLLGFISLLLTVFQGFISRICIPTHLSSTMLPCKRGAVSSNGSEHYSNLATNNRRQLLSEDTNSGHCHEGKVPLLSLEALHQLHIFIFVLAVVHVIFCVSTMFLGGVRIRQWKVWEDSIRQEISERDPTKITLAHEHNEFLKQRAQGYWRKAAVVSWMISFFKQFRGSVTKSDYAALRLGFIKEHCPQNTTFDFHKYMVRTLEVDFKKVVGISWYLWLFVVVFLLLNVAGWHSYFWLSFLPVILLLFVGAKLEHIITRLAHEAQAQQEQVTEMTIDNHEVHNVVEKNAKDLAGTRVKPSDKHFWFSRPALVLDLIHFILFQNSFEIAFFFWILCTYGFNSCIMEKPGFIITRLVMGVVVQVLCSYCTMPLYALVTQMGSAFKRGMFEEHVASTIAQWAEMSHWGKKKHGVGTTGDQTVESQIQMQKMAKESPQNGQISEQAIVVIEETSTSITELPSLGQLPSTSF, from the exons ATGGAAGCGGAATTCAACAGCTCCTTAGAGTATACACCCACATGGATAGTAGCCATTGTCTGCTCCGTCATTGTTTTAATATCTTTATGTGCTGAGCGTGGCCTTCATCGACTTGGAAAG TTACTGGAGCGTAATGGTCAAGATAAACTATATGAAGCgttaacaaaattaaaggaAG aACTGATGCTTTTAGGGTTCATTTCCCTTCTATTAACGGTCTTTCAAGGTTTCATAAGTCGCATATGCATACCAACTCATCTTTCATCTACCATGCTTCCATGCAAGAGGGGCGCTGTTTCCTCCAATGGTTCTGAACATTACTCTAATCTAGCTACTAACAATCGGCGACAGCTTTTGTCTGAAGATACTAATTCAGGGCACTGCCATGAG gggAAGGTTCCATTGTTATCATTGGAAGCATTGCATCAACTACACATTTTCATCTTTGTATTGGCAGTTGTTCATGTGATCTTCTGTGTCTCTACAATGTTCCTTGGAGGAGTTAGG ATACGCCAATGGAAGGTCTGGGAGGATTCAATTAGGCAAGAAATTTCAGAAAGGG ATCCAACAAAGATCACTCTTGCTCATGAGCACAATGAGTTCTTGAAACAACGCGCACAAGGATATTGGAGAAAGGCAGCAGTCGTAAGTTGGATG ATATCATTCTTCAAACAGTTTCGTGGTTCTGTTACCAAGTCAGACTACGCTGCACTGCGACTAGGATTCATCAAG GAGCACTGCCCACAAAATACTACATTTGATTTTCACAAATACATGGTGCGGACACTTGAAGTTGATTTCAAAAAAGTTGTTGGCATAAG CTGGTACCTATGgctgtttgttgtggttttcttGCTACTGAATGTGGCAG GGTGGCACTCGTATTTTTGGTTGTCCTTTTTGCCAGTGATT CTGCTACTTTTTGTGGGTGCTAAGTTAGAACACATAATCACCCGTTTGGCTCATGAAGCACAAGCACAACAGGAACAGGTAACAGAGATGACCATAGACAATCATGAAGTGCATAATGTTGTGGAGAAGAACGCAAAAGACCTTGCAGGAACTAGAGTGAAGCCTTCAGATAAACACTTTTGGTTTAGTAGGCCTGCCCTTGTTCTCGACTTAATTCACTTCATTTTGTTTCAGAATTCATTTGAGATTGCATTCTTCTTCTGGATCTTG TGCACATATGGATTCAATTCATGCATCATGGAGAAACCAGGATTCATTATCACAAGACTTGTTATGGG TGTGGTTGTTCAAGTGCTATGCAGTTATTGCACCATGCCTTTGTATGCTCTTGTGACCCAG ATGGGTAGCGCATTCAAAAGGGGCATGTTTGAAGAGCATGTTGCATCAACAATAGCACAATGGGCAGAGATGAGTCATTGGGGAAAAAAGAAGCACGGAGTCGGAACAACAGGGGACCAAACTGTAGAAAGTCAAATACAGATGCAAAAAATGGCTAAAGAATCACCCCAAAATGGTCAAATTTCAGAACAAGCAATTGTTGTGATTGAAGAAACTAGCACATCAATAACAGAGCTTCCTTCGTTAGGACAACTGCCTTCTACATCATTTTAA